From the genome of Methylocystis heyeri:
TACAAGGACGCCACCGGTAAGGAAGGACGCGAGGATCTCGCCAAGGAGAGCCGCGCCTATCGCTGGCTCCAGGAAACCCTGGACCTGCTGGCGCATGGCGACAGTCCGGAGGAGTTCCTCGAACATACGAGGCTCGAGCTTTTCCAGGACCAGGTCTTCTGCTTCACCCCCAAGGGCGGCCTGATCGCGTTGCCCCGCGGCGCGACGCCGATCGATTTCGCCTACGCCGTGCACACCAAGCTCGGAAACTCGGCCGTCGGCGCAAAGATCAACGGCCGCATCTCGCCGGTGCTCTCGCAGCTTCAGAACGGCGACGAAGTCGAAATCGTCAGGGCCGAGGGCCATATCCCTCCCGCCGCCTGGGAAGCGGCGGTGGCGACCGGCAAGGCCCGCGCCGCCATTCGCCGCGCCACGCGCGAAGCGGTGAGGCGGCAATATGCGGGGCTCGGGCGGCAGATCGTCGAGCGCGCCTTCGCGCGCGCAAATCGGGCTTACGCCGACGAGAAGCTCAAGGGGGTTCTGGCGCGGCTGGCGCGCAATTCGGTGGACGACGTGCTCGCCGCCGTCGGGCGCGGAGAAATCTACTCCGGCGACGTCGTGAAAGCGGTCTATCCCGATTTCAGCGAGGAGCGCAAAGCCGCGCAGATCGCGGGGCCGGGAGAACCGGGCTGGTTCGACGTCAAGGCCAACGCCAATCTGGTCTTCAAGGTGCCGGGGTCAGGCGAAGGTTCGGCGATTCCGATTCGCGGCCTGCGGGGCGACGTCCCCGTCCGCTTCGCCGAAAAGGGCGGCGCCGTTCCCGGGGACCGCATCGTCGGCATTCTCACTCCCGGCGAGGGCATCACCATCTATCCGATTCAGTCGCCGTCGCTCACCAATTTCGACGATCAGCCCGATCGCTGGCTCGATGTGCGATGGGATCTCGACGAAGAAAGCCGCGAATTGTTCCCGGCGCGAATCGTGGTCATGGCGGTGAACGAGCCGGGCTCGCTGGGCGCTCTGGCCACCCTGATCGGGGAAACCGGCGCCAATATCGACAATATCGCTTTCACCGCGCATTCTCCCGATTTCCGGGAAATGACCTTCGATCTCGAAGTCGCGGATCTGAAGCATCTCAGCGACATTATCTCGCGCTTGCGCGCTAGTCCCTTGGTCAGCAAGGTCGAGCGGATGATTGGTTAGGAGAAGGCGATGGCGCCTCTGCGTCTTGGCGTGAATATCGACCATGTGGCCACGGTGAGGAATGCGCGGGGCGGGCCGCGGCCCGATCCCCTGCGCGCCGCGAAGCTCGCGATAGAAGCGGGAGCCGACGGAATAACCGCGCATCTGCGCGAGGATCGCCGCCATATCCAGGACGCCGACATGGCGGCGTTGAAGGCGTGGATCGACAAGCCGCTGAACTTCGAGATGGCGGCGACCGGGCAGATGCTGGACATCGCCCTGAAAATAAAGCCTCACGCGGTCTGTCTGGTGCCGGAGAAACGGACCGAACGCACCACCGAAGGCGGGCTCGACGTCGTCTCCGCACATGACTACCTGGTTCCCTTCGTCGACGAACTCAAACGCGCCGGGATTCGCGTGTCGCTGTTCATCGAGCCGAGCGCCGAGGCCATCGAGGCCGCGGCCTCCATCAAATCGCCGGTGGTCGAGCTTCATACCGGCGCCTGGTGCCATGCGATCGAAACCGGCGACGCCGAACGCGCCGAGCGGGAGTTCGCCCGCCTCGGCAAAGCGATCGGCTTCGCCGCCGCGCGCGGTCTGGAGGTCCACGCAGGCCACGGACTCGACTACGACACCGCTCGGCGGATCGCCGCTTTCCCTGAGTTGGCCGAGCTCAATATCGGTCATTTCCTGGTCGGCGAGGCGATTTTCATCGGGCTGCCCGAGGCGATCCGGCGGATGCGCGCGGCGATGAGCGTGGGCCGCGCCGGCGCGGCGTCATGATCATCGGTTTCGGCGCCGACCTTTGCGACATCCGCCGCATCGCGGATGCGCTGGAGCGTTTCGACGCGCGTTTTCCGCACAGGCTGTTCACCGAGGCGGAGCGCGAATGCTGTGACGCCAGAGCCGGCCGCGCCGCCTGCTACGCCAAGCGTTTCGCCGCCAAGGAAGCCTGCGCCAAAGCCCTGGGGCTGGGCATAAACAAGGGCGTGGGATGGCAGGATATCGCGGTGGTGAATCTGCCCACCGGCCAGCCGACCCTGCAGCTGACCGGGGGGGCCGCCGCGAGGCTCGCGGAAATCACGCCCCCCGGGATGACGGCGCGGCTGCATCTGACCCTTTCGGACGAAGAGCCCTACGCTCAGGCGCTGGTTCTCATTGACGCAGGGGCGTGCTAGAGCGCATGTAACGTCCGCAGGGGCGGAGCGCGCGACGATAAGACGCGCCAGCACTAGGGAGATTAGCGGGTGAGCAGGAAGGCCGAGATCGCCGAAACGCGCGACGAAGGCGGGTTGCTTGAGACGATAAAGGTCATCGTCCAGGCGCTGGCGATCGCGCTTGTCATTCGCACGCTGCTGTTCCAGCCTTTCAACATACCGTCGGGCTCGATGATTCCGACCCTGCTGATCGGGGATTATGTCTTCGTCTCCAAATATGCTTATGGCTATTCCAATTATTCGATTCCCTTCGGCCCCAATCTTTTCTCCGGCCGCATCCTGGGATCGGAGCCCAAGCGCGGCGACGTGGTCGTGTTCAAGCTGCCGCGCGACAACGAAACCGACTACATCAAGCGCGTCATCGGCCTGCCGGGCGACCGCATCCAGATGATCGACGGCCGTCTCTACATCAACAATGCGATCGTGACGCGCGAGGCCGTCGCCAAGGCCCGCACCGAGGCGAGGGACGGTCATGAGGTCGACGTCGCCACCTATAAGGAAACCCTGCCCGGCGGGGTCGAGCACACCATCATCGAGGTCGAGGGCGACCACGGCATAAACGACAATACGGAACTGTTCGTGGTTCCTCCGGGCCATTATTTCATGATGGGCGACAACCGGGACAATTCGACCGATTCGCGCATTGCGCCCGAACTCGGCGGCGTCGGTTATGTGCCCTATGAAAATCTCGTGGGCCGGGCCGAGCGCATCTTCTTCTCGGTGAAGAAAGACGAGCCTGCGTTGGCTTTCTGGCGCTGGCCCTGGTCCGTGCGCTGGGATCGGCTGCTGAAATCCGCTCACTGACGGTCCCGGACATGGCGCAGGAGGCTCGCGGCGACCTGGCGATTCTCGAAGAGAAGGTCGGCCATGTCTTCTCGGACAAGGATTTGCTTATTCGGGCTCTCACCCATGTCAGCGCTTCCGCGTCGCGAGCCCAGTCCTATGAGCGGCTCGAGTTTCTGGGCGATCGCGTTCTCGGGGTCGTCGTCGCCCATATGCTGGTCGACGCCTACGCCGACGACAGCGAGGGAATGATGTCGCGACGGCTGGCCTCCCTTGTGCGCAAGGAGACATGCGCCGAGGTCGCGCGGGAATGGGATGCAGGCCCGTTCATCCGGCTCGGAGACGGAGAGGCGGCCGCCGGCGGCAGAAACAAGGACGCGATCCTGGGCGACGTCTGCGAGGCGATCATCGGCGCGGTCTATCTGGACGGCGGCCATGAGGCCGCGGCGCGCATCGTGCGAACGGCTTTCGGCCGCTGCATGGCGACGCCGGGCCGGCGTCTTCAGGACGCCAAGACCACTCTCCAGGAATGGGCGCAGGGAAGACGGCTCGCCGCTCCCTCCTACAGGCTGGGCTCCCGCAGCGGGCCCGACCACGCGCCTCAGTTCGTGGTCCTCGTGGACGTCGACGGCTTCGCGTCCGCCGAGGGGACAGGAACCTCGAAACGCGTCGCCGAGCAGGCCGCCGCCGAGGCTTTTCTCTCGCGAGAGGGAATCAACACCCATAAAGGCGGGGAATGAATCAGGGTTCAAAAGAAACGGGCGAGACCAGATGCGGCTTTGCGGCGCTGGTCGGCGCGCCCAACGCCGGCAAATCGACGCTGCTCAACCGGCTCGTCGGCGCCAAGGTTTCGATCGTCTCCCGCAAGGCCCAGACCACCCGGGCGATGGTGCGCGGCATCGCCGTCTGCGGGCAGGCCCAGATCGTCCTCGTCGACACCCCCGGCATTTTCGCGCCCAAGCGCCGGCTCGACCGCGCCATGGTGGCGAGCGCCTTGTCGGGGGCGACCGACGCCGATGTGGTCGTATTGCTGGCGGACGCGCGCAAGGGGCTGGACGAGGAAACAGAAGCCATCCTCGGCAAGCTCGCGCAATCCCAGGCTCCCAAGCTGCTGGCGCTCAACAAGATCGACCTTGTTCCGAGGGAAAGCCTCCTCGCGCTGACCGCGCAGTTCAACGCCAAGGCGAAATTCGAAGAGACCTTCATGATTTCGGCGCTCACGGGCGACGGGGTCGAAAAGCTTTTGGAAAAGTTGGGCGAGCGCATGCCGGCCTCGCCCTGGCTTTACCCGGAGGACCAGCTCTCGGACGCGCCTCTGAGAATGCTCGCGGCGGAAATCACCCGCGAAAAGCTGTTCGAACGCCTTCACGACGAATTGCCGTATCAGTCGACAGTAGAGACGGACACCTGGACCAACCAGAAGGACGGCTCCGCCCGAATCGAACAGACGATCTATGTCGCGCGGGATGGGCAGAAGAAGATCGTCATCGGCGAGGGCGGCCGGACCATAAAGGCGATAGGCCAGGCCGCGCGCATGGAGATAGCCGAGGCGGCCGAGCAGAAAGTGCATCTCTTCCTGTTCGTGAAGGTGCGCGAGAACTGGGCCGACGATCCCGAGCGCTATCGCGAGATGGGGCTGGATTTTCCTAGGGACGAATGAACCCGTTCTGCGTGGGGAGAGAATCGAGCTAGATTTACGCTTTGTTTTGAAAGGCGTCGCCGCCGGCGCCGGACCGAGTGGGGTGTGACCGATGTCGTCCAGTTCCAAGAAAAGCCTGACCGTATATCGCTATCTGACCGGACCGGACGATGTTTCGTTCTGCCATCGCGTCACTCAGGCGCTCAGCATGGGATGGACCCTCTACGGCTCGCCGACCCTGACCTACGACTCCGCCAAGGGCCGGGTGGTCTGCGGGCAGGCCTTGACCAAGGACGTCGACGACCTTGAATACAAGGCGGATATGAAACTGTCCGACGTGTAAGAACCTCCCATGGAGTGGCGGGACGAAGGCCTGGTGATCGGCGCTCGCCGCCACGGCGAAGCCTCCGTCATCTGTGAATTGATGACGAGGGCCCATGGCAGGCATCTCGGGCTCGTGCGCGGCGGCGCGGGCAGGGCGCTGCGCTCCGTGCTCCAACCCGGCAATCAGGTCGAGGCCACATGGCGGGCGCGGCTCGACCATCAGCTCGGCGCCTATACGATCGAGCCGGTGCAATCGCGCGCCGCGCGCCTGATCGACCGCCGCCACTCGCTGCATGGGGTGTCTTTGCTCTGCGCCTTGCTGCGGCTGCTGCCGGAGCGCGACCCCAACCAATATCTCTTCGAGATGGCGCGGCTCATCGCCGATCAGCTGGGCAGCGCCGATCACGCGCCCGCCCTGCTGGCGCGGTTCGAGATTGCGATGCTGGGGGCGCTCGGCTTTGGTCTCGATCTCGACGCCTGCGTCCTCACGGGGCAGCGCGACGATCTCGCCTATGTGTCCCCCAAATCCGGCCGCGCGGTGAGCCGGGAGGCAGGCGAGCCCTGGCGCGACCGGCTTTTGGCCTATCCGGCCTTTCTGCGCGAAGAGGGATATGAGAAGCCGGAACGCGCGGAGCTCGCGGCGGCCTTTCGGCTTTCGGGGCATTTTCTCGATCGCGACGTCTTTGCGCCGCGCGGAATGCCGATGCCGCCGGCGAGAAATTCCTATCTGCTGGCGATCATGGCGGAGACGCTATAGGGTCTTTGTTTCAACGGGTTTCCCACGCCGAACCGGCGTTCGCTTCTGCTGGAGACGCTCTAATCCCCCGTCGGCGGCGGAAGCAGGGGCGCCGCGGCGCCCGACCGCCTGATCAGCGCCTTGGCGTCGGGCATGAAGCTGAGGTCGTCCCACGGTCCGGCGAGATCGAAACTGATCTGCTGGCCTTTGGCGCGCGGCGCGCCGGCCTCGTCGGTCGCGGCGACCTGGGCGCGCAAGGCGAGAGTCCGGTCCAGCACGCGGGTCGATCCGGCGAATGCGACGGAAAATCCGGGTCCGGAAGCGGCGCCGTCCTCTACGCTGGCCACGCCGTCCGCGATTTTGACCACAGCAGAAGCCTCGTCGATCTTCGAGCGGCCGGAGCGTATGAACAATGCGCTGGCGAGCGGCCGCTTTTCCAGCCGGCTCATGGCGCGCGTGAGGTCGACGCCGGCGATGGCTCCCCGGGTCAGTTTGAGCGTGGCCCTGCCGTCGAGAACGCGCATCATCGCCGCCATGCTTTCGCCGGAAGCGTTGAGCGTCATCGAAGCGTCCAGCAGGCCCGAAATATCCTCATGGGCTATGGCGTCCCACAATAGAGCCCCGGAATCGAGCCCCGAGGTCTGGATCTCCGCATGGGCTTCGACGGCGGCGGGGTCGGCGGTCGCGAGAGTGGCGTGAGCGCTCAGCTTGCCCTTGTAGGCCTTGGCGCGCGCCAGATCCAAATCCAGCCTGCCGCCTCTCAGACTTACGCCCAGTTCGGCGTCCTCCAGGGCGAGGCGCGACAGGCGCGCATGAGCCGCCCGCAGGCTGAGATCGAGGTCGGCTTCGGAAAGATCGGGCAGATCGAAACTGTCCCGGCTCCATTGCCCGTCGAGGCCCGAAACCGCGGGCAGATAATCGAGCGCCGGCCTCAGGGAGAGATATCTCGCGGAAAGGTCGGCCCTTATGTGCGGGCGCTCGTCTTCCCGGCTGAGGGAGAAGGATCCCTCGAATTCGTTGCCGTCGGCCAGAAAACGAAGCTGCGACAGCGACAGTTCGTCAGGGCCGAGGCTGGCCGTCGCCGCGACCTCGCAATTGGCCATGGGACCGGGGAGGGGCGGGAAGACATCCAGCAGCGCCAGGGCCTGCCGCAGCGAGGCAGCGGAGGCTCTGACGCGCGCGGCGTAGCGGGGCGCAACGCCGGTCTGCGCCATGCCTTCGGCTTCGATCTGGAAGGAGGAGCCCGACAGTCGGACCGTCAAAGGGGTCTGATCGCCCTGCCGCAGCATATCGGGCCGGGCGATCCACAGCAGCCCGCTCATGCGCTCGTTGCGCCAGTCGAACTCCCCGGTCAGCGTCGCGGGCGACGAAGGCTGCGGCCATTCCAGCGTGAGGGCGAGATTTTCGATCGCCTCCGGCGCGTCGGCGCCGAGCGCGATGCGCCCGTCGACCAAAGACAGACTCTCGATGCGCGCCTTGGCGCCGCCGCTTTGCCGAGAGGCGACGATGGTCGTGGGAGCGAAACCCAATGCCGACGCCTTCTGCGGATCGATCTGGATCAGCGGGCGAAAAAGCGTCAGCCGCGCTATCTCCAGACGGCCGGTAAACAGCGAGGAGAGGCGGACTTCGCCGTAGAGCGCCTGGACGTCGATCTTCGCAAAAGCCTTGGGATCGGCCATGGCGACGCCGTCGAGGAGAATATGCGGGCGGGGCAGCAGGACGAAACGGGGCCGCCCCTTGGCCGCGACATAGAGCCCGGTGGAGGCGAAGACCTGCGCGGCGATCTTCTCGGCGAGCGCCTGCGCTGACAGGGTCCAGGGCGCAAAGCCCATCGCCGCCAGCGCCATGATCGCGGCCAGCGCTATCGCCGCCAGTCCGCCGAGCGCGCGCGAGAAGCGCGGCGAAGAAGGGCGGTCAGGCTTTTTCAGCGCGCCGTCGAGTGCTGGCTCGGGGCTTTGCCCGCGGACGTCGGTCATCGGCTTCTCGGGAGCAGGGGCGGAGGAAAGCGTGGAGCGCAGGCCGCGGCTTTCTTCGCCTGTTAATACCGCAAGCACGGCGACAACAAGGCGTCCTGCGGACTGTCCCCGGAAAAACCTGCGCGCGCCCGAAGTCGAAAGGGCGAAGGGCGTCACGGCCGCAAGAGGCTGCGAGGTTCCGCCGCTAGATGCGCCCTCCGTCGTCGTTCTGCGATCGCAGGCCGCGCCGGTTTTGTTTTTCCTGGGCGCGCTCCGAGAGCATTGCGCGGCCGCGGGGCGTCTTCAGCGCCCGTTCTATCGCGGCGAGCGCGCCGCGCTTCTCGGGCGTCAGGCCACGGGTTTCCGCGAGCGACATGAAATCGCTGTTCTTGTGCGGAAAATCTTCTCCGCCCTTGAAGACCATCACGCCCTTGCTGGTGACCACGGTGTCGCCCTTGCGCAGCGTCGGATCGTTGAACACGGCTTCCGATTCCGTCGGCTGGACCGCCGCGACGCGCCGGTTCGAAGCGCGAACCGCTTCGTCTGCGGCGGGAAGGACGGCAGGGGCGCGCCGCGCCGCATGGAAGGATGCGACCTTCGGCGCCGGCGCCGGAGGCTTCGTGATGATCACATGCGCGGTTCTGTGAGGCGCGACCGGCGCCAATCGGGCGGCGGCCCGATCGCGGCCGT
Proteins encoded in this window:
- a CDS encoding RelA/SpoT family protein, with translation MMRQYELVERVRKYNPNVDEDLLNRAYVYAMKAHGAQTRASGDPYFSHPLEVAAILTDLKLDDATIVAAVLHDTIEDTSTTREEIDRLFGEQIGRLVDGLTKIDKLDLVSKQARQGENFRKLLLAVAEDVRVLLVKLADRLHNMRTLHFVPVEKRTRIAQETLDIYAPLAGRIGMQRLREELEGLAFRHLSPEAYQTIEERLHDLRAKNGRIIKKIEEELTGEFAERGIEAAVTGRQKTPYSVWRKMERKSISFEQLSDIFGFRIIVGEVEDCYRALGVVHTKWPSVPGRFKDYISTPKQNDYRSLHTTVIGPGHQRVELQIRTAHMHEIARFGIAAHALYKDATGKEGREDLAKESRAYRWLQETLDLLAHGDSPEEFLEHTRLELFQDQVFCFTPKGGLIALPRGATPIDFAYAVHTKLGNSAVGAKINGRISPVLSQLQNGDEVEIVRAEGHIPPAAWEAAVATGKARAAIRRATREAVRRQYAGLGRQIVERAFARANRAYADEKLKGVLARLARNSVDDVLAAVGRGEIYSGDVVKAVYPDFSEERKAAQIAGPGEPGWFDVKANANLVFKVPGSGEGSAIPIRGLRGDVPVRFAEKGGAVPGDRIVGILTPGEGITIYPIQSPSLTNFDDQPDRWLDVRWDLDEESRELFPARIVVMAVNEPGSLGALATLIGETGANIDNIAFTAHSPDFREMTFDLEVADLKHLSDIISRLRASPLVSKVERMIG
- a CDS encoding pyridoxine 5'-phosphate synthase produces the protein MAPLRLGVNIDHVATVRNARGGPRPDPLRAAKLAIEAGADGITAHLREDRRHIQDADMAALKAWIDKPLNFEMAATGQMLDIALKIKPHAVCLVPEKRTERTTEGGLDVVSAHDYLVPFVDELKRAGIRVSLFIEPSAEAIEAAASIKSPVVELHTGAWCHAIETGDAERAEREFARLGKAIGFAAARGLEVHAGHGLDYDTARRIAAFPELAELNIGHFLVGEAIFIGLPEAIRRMRAAMSVGRAGAAS
- the acpS gene encoding holo-ACP synthase, with translation MIIGFGADLCDIRRIADALERFDARFPHRLFTEAERECCDARAGRAACYAKRFAAKEACAKALGLGINKGVGWQDIAVVNLPTGQPTLQLTGGAAARLAEITPPGMTARLHLTLSDEEPYAQALVLIDAGAC
- the lepB gene encoding signal peptidase I gives rise to the protein MAETRDEGGLLETIKVIVQALAIALVIRTLLFQPFNIPSGSMIPTLLIGDYVFVSKYAYGYSNYSIPFGPNLFSGRILGSEPKRGDVVVFKLPRDNETDYIKRVIGLPGDRIQMIDGRLYINNAIVTREAVAKARTEARDGHEVDVATYKETLPGGVEHTIIEVEGDHGINDNTELFVVPPGHYFMMGDNRDNSTDSRIAPELGGVGYVPYENLVGRAERIFFSVKKDEPALAFWRWPWSVRWDRLLKSAH
- the rnc gene encoding ribonuclease III, with the protein product MAQEARGDLAILEEKVGHVFSDKDLLIRALTHVSASASRAQSYERLEFLGDRVLGVVVAHMLVDAYADDSEGMMSRRLASLVRKETCAEVAREWDAGPFIRLGDGEAAAGGRNKDAILGDVCEAIIGAVYLDGGHEAAARIVRTAFGRCMATPGRRLQDAKTTLQEWAQGRRLAAPSYRLGSRSGPDHAPQFVVLVDVDGFASAEGTGTSKRVAEQAAAEAFLSREGINTHKGGE
- the era gene encoding GTPase Era, yielding MNQGSKETGETRCGFAALVGAPNAGKSTLLNRLVGAKVSIVSRKAQTTRAMVRGIAVCGQAQIVLVDTPGIFAPKRRLDRAMVASALSGATDADVVVLLADARKGLDEETEAILGKLAQSQAPKLLALNKIDLVPRESLLALTAQFNAKAKFEETFMISALTGDGVEKLLEKLGERMPASPWLYPEDQLSDAPLRMLAAEITREKLFERLHDELPYQSTVETDTWTNQKDGSARIEQTIYVARDGQKKIVIGEGGRTIKAIGQAARMEIAEAAEQKVHLFLFVKVRENWADDPERYREMGLDFPRDE
- a CDS encoding DUF1737 domain-containing protein codes for the protein MSSSSKKSLTVYRYLTGPDDVSFCHRVTQALSMGWTLYGSPTLTYDSAKGRVVCGQALTKDVDDLEYKADMKLSDV
- the recO gene encoding DNA repair protein RecO, whose protein sequence is MEWRDEGLVIGARRHGEASVICELMTRAHGRHLGLVRGGAGRALRSVLQPGNQVEATWRARLDHQLGAYTIEPVQSRAARLIDRRHSLHGVSLLCALLRLLPERDPNQYLFEMARLIADQLGSADHAPALLARFEIAMLGALGFGLDLDACVLTGQRDDLAYVSPKSGRAVSREAGEPWRDRLLAYPAFLREEGYEKPERAELAAAFRLSGHFLDRDVFAPRGMPMPPARNSYLLAIMAETL
- a CDS encoding AsmA family protein; translation: MTDVRGQSPEPALDGALKKPDRPSSPRFSRALGGLAAIALAAIMALAAMGFAPWTLSAQALAEKIAAQVFASTGLYVAAKGRPRFVLLPRPHILLDGVAMADPKAFAKIDVQALYGEVRLSSLFTGRLEIARLTLFRPLIQIDPQKASALGFAPTTIVASRQSGGAKARIESLSLVDGRIALGADAPEAIENLALTLEWPQPSSPATLTGEFDWRNERMSGLLWIARPDMLRQGDQTPLTVRLSGSSFQIEAEGMAQTGVAPRYAARVRASAASLRQALALLDVFPPLPGPMANCEVAATASLGPDELSLSQLRFLADGNEFEGSFSLSREDERPHIRADLSARYLSLRPALDYLPAVSGLDGQWSRDSFDLPDLSEADLDLSLRAAHARLSRLALEDAELGVSLRGGRLDLDLARAKAYKGKLSAHATLATADPAAVEAHAEIQTSGLDSGALLWDAIAHEDISGLLDASMTLNASGESMAAMMRVLDGRATLKLTRGAIAGVDLTRAMSRLEKRPLASALFIRSGRSKIDEASAVVKIADGVASVEDGAASGPGFSVAFAGSTRVLDRTLALRAQVAATDEAGAPRAKGQQISFDLAGPWDDLSFMPDAKALIRRSGAAAPLLPPPTGD